GAGTACCGGCGGCACAGTTCAGCACCACAGCGAGGCAGCCCAAGCCGTGCGTGGGAGGGACTACAGCGGAAAGCTCTCCTTTCAATTACGCGGCAGAAACCAACCCGGGATGCTAACATGCTCGTCTGCAAAAGGTATTTGTTAAAAGTCCACGATTGCTTTACTACAATTTTGGTTAGTATTCAAATTTGAATATTTGTTTTACTGAAGAATAGCAGTAGCTTTGCTATTCGTGTTTTGCATAGCACGGGCTGGAGAAGCCTATTCTATCCGACTTTAACTGTGACAATGAAATCTGTCGGAGAGACGCCTGCACATCAAAAGTCTGCTAGCTAAAAGCTACGTTGATTTTTCATGACAATTTTGTCCTCTGTGAGCATGAAACTTGAGTTTTGTTACAAGTTTGCTACTGCTACCGTAGAACATGCTTGTCCAGCTCTCAAATGTGCTATTTTAGCGAAATGTTTTTACAAAATATTGACTTCAGGCTGTGTGTGATACGTTGGTAGACGCATCAATCTAGAGCTGCAGCCTAGTTTTTGACCACGATTTAGACATTGCGTTTTAAACCGAATTAAAGATAATCTGAGGGTTTATGTGGATTGCTTTCCTAATTGGATACTGATTCAGCGGCTAATCAGTCACTTTAATCGCCTTTGAAAGAGAGGCAAAAGATTTCTTTCGAGCACAATAATTAACTTCAGTCGTGGCATTTCAGATTACTGTCTAAATAGGTTAGTCTATAGACGCCGTAACAGTGAAGCAAACCTTCAGCCCAAGCAATGATAATGTTTAATCCCCAGCCCAACGtcacgtgtgtctgtgctttaaATTGTCAATTTAATGGTGTGTGACATCTTTCGTTTCACTGATTTGTTTTAGGTGTGCTGTGGATGTGATCGCGCGAAGAAAAGCAATGAATAACACAAACTAAGCGGGGATAATCTAATGGCCTCGTTGGAGTTACTTTATATAGATAAAGCAGGAGGAAAATCCGATACACCACTCGTCCTTGAATGGGCATCAAATCCGCTGGACGTTCACAAATCGAAAAACCCAGCCGTCGAGGCGCTTCCCAGGGAGATTGAGCGCGGTTTGACTGTGAGAGTGTCTGACTGCGAGGGACAATGTAATTCAGTACCAAGGACGGTTCCCTTGAAAGGACTCCCAGGCAAACACGGCCACAGAGGAGCCGAAAAGGTCAGGGTGTGCTGCGATGAGGAATTGGAGACGTCTTTCACATACGTGGACGAAAATGTCAACTTGACATTGGCAACTCCGGACGCAAGCGGGAAAGTTCCACCTGGAGCCGTTTGCCATAGTTCGTCGTGCGAACTCCGCCCAGAAGGCTTTCAGGAGCTGTCGCTGATGTCCGAAAATGACCTTACATCGGAAAGTGCCGGAAAATCAGTTGACTATGGATTTATTAGTGCGGTCACATTTCTTGTGACTGGAATTTCGCTGGTTATCATATCTTATTCCGTTCCTCGTGACGTTAACGTGGACCCTGACAGCGTCTCAGCCAGGGAGATGGAAAGGTTGGAGAACGAGAGTGCGCGGGTAGGGGCACACCTGGATAGGTGCGTCATTGCCGGGCTCTGTCTTCTCACCCTGGGTGGAGTTGTGCTCTCAACTCTTCTAATGATATCCATGTGGAAGGGGGAGATGTACAGGAGAAAGGCTTTCGCATACAGCAAGCACTCTACAAAACTGTATGGTTCCATCAACTTTAACACAAGGTCTAGCCCCAGTCGCACATCTCCTCATTGTTCCTTGGAGGAAGTAAACGACGCAAACCATATCCGAGGATGACTTATGTCTGTATTGCAAACCCATGCACCCGCCCCAAATATTAACACTATCAAAACAAACTCACTCGCAGCATACTAACATATCAAAGATGATACTAATATCCTCTGCCGTAGTAGGCCACACATCGTCAGTGATTATTCTTAATGGACTTGTGGTGTAGCACTATTTACTGAAACATTCATG
The DNA window shown above is from Clupea harengus chromosome 11, Ch_v2.0.2, whole genome shotgun sequence and carries:
- the LOC105908899 gene encoding transmembrane protein 74 — encoded protein: MASLELLYIDKAGGKSDTPLVLEWASNPLDVHKSKNPAVEALPREIERGLTVRVSDCEGQCNSVPRTVPLKGLPGKHGHRGAEKVRVCCDEELETSFTYVDENVNLTLATPDASGKVPPGAVCHSSSCELRPEGFQELSLMSENDLTSESAGKSVDYGFISAVTFLVTGISLVIISYSVPRDVNVDPDSVSAREMERLENESARVGAHLDRCVIAGLCLLTLGGVVLSTLLMISMWKGEMYRRKAFAYSKHSTKLYGSINFNTRSSPSRTSPHCSLEEVNDANHIRG